A region from the Linepithema humile isolate Giens D197 chromosome 1, Lhum_UNIL_v1.0, whole genome shotgun sequence genome encodes:
- the olf186-M gene encoding uncharacterized protein olf186-M isoform X2, translating into MDPENVGKETILKVTDWLRGVWEMRRRAGGPVQQWIDSIPLSTKSEIAIGSECREHGPSKSLTLTEPKDIPFPKDPKPPSMTVSAPINVPNSAAMNTPTLPRLARDASFQSDSSHCSSVESLLELRKADPTAILLDLGFGGCSASPQENGSVSRIPKRFLQPSSLQGIAIDEFLKQQQQSSESFDSVSLGYRGLTGSPYVAPSEIVQKIMDRLREHESHEGDTSAYSCEPCSPSQQNGRLSVLSPDNRQFLEQQRSRSPDMRNKRMIIGEKSFAFGCDGNLIEISTSGTKLASSDAKDDDDSLLDANVSIELKQSSPEESIMSHYWYFSTNDKKLTKQLSFDDTVEFPKADQLSKDNLVDPNSSDIAQSGTSVDDNKREYDASTPTCKKYEFPDVRTASYGSFDTLKSKFLKSKMLEERRFSDGAMRTTESQSKGSTLIEKRKSFKRQSRVCDTAAMHYCDLSPIRSSVSNAISESNIDNEEEEVSNNVTNSAHQLDTLKPFEPTERKSDLEPTIDTESSSGKPTCTPSPSRISESIDKIERSLATEADSAEEDLAPSDHSGMEDNQICCYKSSVCTDCKHGKNCTDCYCHADKRKYWKKMEKIMRENRKLEDMLARSRREMAEIRDMLSNVLSVRMEPGF; encoded by the exons ATGGATCCAG AGAATGTGGGCAAGGAAACTATTCTAAAGGTGACAGATTGGCTGCGTGGAGTTTGGGAAATGAGACGGCGTGCCGGTGGACCGGTGCAACAATGGATTGACTCGATACCATTGTCCACAAAATCGGAGATCGCCATTGGCAGCGAGTGCCGGGAGCACGGCCCGAGCAAATCGTTAACACTAACAGAGCCTAAGGACATTCCGTTTCCTAAGGATCCAAAGCCTCCAAGTATGACTGTATCGGCGCCTATTAATGTTCCTAATTCTGCAGCAATGAATACACCAACACTTCCAAg ACTGGCGCGAGACGCGAGCTTTCAGTCGGACAGCAGTCACTGCAGCAGCGTTGAGAGTTTATTAGAATTACGAAAAGCGGATCCGACAGCGATCCTGCTCGATCTTGGTTTCGGCGGCTGCTCGGCCAGTCCGCAGGAGAACGGATCGGTTTCTCGCATTCCTAAACGGTTCCTTCAGCCATCGTCGTTACAAGGCATCGCTATAGACGAGTTCCTtaagcagcagcagcaaagCAGCGAATCTTTTGATTCAGTATCTTTAGGATATAGAGGTCTAACAG GATCACCATATGTAGCGCCGTCGGAAATTGTGCAAAAGATTATGGACCGCTTGCGGGAGCACGAAAGCCATGAAGGGGATACGAGTGCGTACAGCTGCGAACCGTGCAGTCCATCGCAGCAAAATGGCAGGCTCTCTGTTCTGTCTCCTGATAACAGGCAGTTCTTGGAACAGCAACGTTCCAGAAGTCCGGATATGCGCAACAAACGTATGATTATAG GAGAAAAGTCGTTTGCCTTCGGATGCGAcggaaatttaattgaaatatccACAAGTGGCACGAAACTTGCGTCCAGTGATGCGAAAGATGATGACGATAGCCTGTTGGATGCTAATGTATCTATAGAATTAAAGCAATCCTCTCCGGAAGAAAGTATAATGTCCCATTACTGGTACTTTTCGACGAATGACAAGAAGCTCACGAAACAGTTGTCGTTTGACGATACTGTCGAATTTCCTAAAGCTGACCAATTATCAAAAGACAATCTGGTGGACCCAAATAGCTCGGACATTGCTCAAAGTGGCACAAGTGTAGATGATAATAAACGAGAATATGATGCGTCGACTCCCACGTGCAAAAAATACGAGTTCCCTGACGTTCGTACGGCTAGCTACGGTTCCTTTGACACTTTGAAGagtaaatttttgaagagtAAAATGCTCGAGGAGCGAAGATTTAGTGATGGCGCAATGCGCACCACTGAAAGCCAAAGTAAGGGAAGCACGTTaatagagaaaagaaaaagcttCAAAAGACAGTCCAGAGTGTGTGATACAGCTGCGATGCATTATTGCGATCTGAGTCCTATTAGATCTAGCGTATCGAATGCAATATCTGAATCTAATATAGAcaatgaagaagaagaagtatCGAATAATGTAACTAATAGTGCGCACCAACTAGATACATTAAAACCATTCGAGCCTACTGAGCGTAAAAGTGATCTGGAACCAACGATAGATACGGAATCTTCATCTGGAAAGCCTACTTGTACGCCTTCGCCATCGAGGATTAGCGAATCCATCGACAAGATAGAACGATCCTTAGCTACAGAGGCAGACTCAGCAGAGGAAGATTTAGCACCCAGCGATCATTCAGGTATGGAAGATAATCAAATTTGTTGTTATAAAAGTAGTGTGTGTACAGATTGTAAGCACGGTAAGAATTGCACAGATTGTTACTGTCACGCCGACAAAcggaaatattggaaaaagaTGGAAAAGATCATGCGGGAAAATAGAAAGTTGGAGGATATGCTAGCGAGAAGTAGAAGGGAGATGGCAGAAATTCGTGATATGCTGAGTAATGTTTTATCGGTTAGAATGGAACCAGGATTTTAA
- the olf186-M gene encoding uncharacterized protein olf186-M isoform X1, producing MDPENVGKETILKVTDWLRGVWEMRRRAGGPVQQWIDSIPLSTKSEIAIGSECREHGPSKSLTLTEPKDIPFPKDPKPPSMTVSAPINVPNSAAMNTPTLPSSFPHHRLARDASFQSDSSHCSSVESLLELRKADPTAILLDLGFGGCSASPQENGSVSRIPKRFLQPSSLQGIAIDEFLKQQQQSSESFDSVSLGYRGLTGSPYVAPSEIVQKIMDRLREHESHEGDTSAYSCEPCSPSQQNGRLSVLSPDNRQFLEQQRSRSPDMRNKRMIIGEKSFAFGCDGNLIEISTSGTKLASSDAKDDDDSLLDANVSIELKQSSPEESIMSHYWYFSTNDKKLTKQLSFDDTVEFPKADQLSKDNLVDPNSSDIAQSGTSVDDNKREYDASTPTCKKYEFPDVRTASYGSFDTLKSKFLKSKMLEERRFSDGAMRTTESQSKGSTLIEKRKSFKRQSRVCDTAAMHYCDLSPIRSSVSNAISESNIDNEEEEVSNNVTNSAHQLDTLKPFEPTERKSDLEPTIDTESSSGKPTCTPSPSRISESIDKIERSLATEADSAEEDLAPSDHSGMEDNQICCYKSSVCTDCKHGKNCTDCYCHADKRKYWKKMEKIMRENRKLEDMLARSRREMAEIRDMLSNVLSVRMEPGF from the exons ATGGATCCAG AGAATGTGGGCAAGGAAACTATTCTAAAGGTGACAGATTGGCTGCGTGGAGTTTGGGAAATGAGACGGCGTGCCGGTGGACCGGTGCAACAATGGATTGACTCGATACCATTGTCCACAAAATCGGAGATCGCCATTGGCAGCGAGTGCCGGGAGCACGGCCCGAGCAAATCGTTAACACTAACAGAGCCTAAGGACATTCCGTTTCCTAAGGATCCAAAGCCTCCAAGTATGACTGTATCGGCGCCTATTAATGTTCCTAATTCTGCAGCAATGAATACACCAACACTTCCAAg TTCGTTTCCTCATCACAGACTGGCGCGAGACGCGAGCTTTCAGTCGGACAGCAGTCACTGCAGCAGCGTTGAGAGTTTATTAGAATTACGAAAAGCGGATCCGACAGCGATCCTGCTCGATCTTGGTTTCGGCGGCTGCTCGGCCAGTCCGCAGGAGAACGGATCGGTTTCTCGCATTCCTAAACGGTTCCTTCAGCCATCGTCGTTACAAGGCATCGCTATAGACGAGTTCCTtaagcagcagcagcaaagCAGCGAATCTTTTGATTCAGTATCTTTAGGATATAGAGGTCTAACAG GATCACCATATGTAGCGCCGTCGGAAATTGTGCAAAAGATTATGGACCGCTTGCGGGAGCACGAAAGCCATGAAGGGGATACGAGTGCGTACAGCTGCGAACCGTGCAGTCCATCGCAGCAAAATGGCAGGCTCTCTGTTCTGTCTCCTGATAACAGGCAGTTCTTGGAACAGCAACGTTCCAGAAGTCCGGATATGCGCAACAAACGTATGATTATAG GAGAAAAGTCGTTTGCCTTCGGATGCGAcggaaatttaattgaaatatccACAAGTGGCACGAAACTTGCGTCCAGTGATGCGAAAGATGATGACGATAGCCTGTTGGATGCTAATGTATCTATAGAATTAAAGCAATCCTCTCCGGAAGAAAGTATAATGTCCCATTACTGGTACTTTTCGACGAATGACAAGAAGCTCACGAAACAGTTGTCGTTTGACGATACTGTCGAATTTCCTAAAGCTGACCAATTATCAAAAGACAATCTGGTGGACCCAAATAGCTCGGACATTGCTCAAAGTGGCACAAGTGTAGATGATAATAAACGAGAATATGATGCGTCGACTCCCACGTGCAAAAAATACGAGTTCCCTGACGTTCGTACGGCTAGCTACGGTTCCTTTGACACTTTGAAGagtaaatttttgaagagtAAAATGCTCGAGGAGCGAAGATTTAGTGATGGCGCAATGCGCACCACTGAAAGCCAAAGTAAGGGAAGCACGTTaatagagaaaagaaaaagcttCAAAAGACAGTCCAGAGTGTGTGATACAGCTGCGATGCATTATTGCGATCTGAGTCCTATTAGATCTAGCGTATCGAATGCAATATCTGAATCTAATATAGAcaatgaagaagaagaagtatCGAATAATGTAACTAATAGTGCGCACCAACTAGATACATTAAAACCATTCGAGCCTACTGAGCGTAAAAGTGATCTGGAACCAACGATAGATACGGAATCTTCATCTGGAAAGCCTACTTGTACGCCTTCGCCATCGAGGATTAGCGAATCCATCGACAAGATAGAACGATCCTTAGCTACAGAGGCAGACTCAGCAGAGGAAGATTTAGCACCCAGCGATCATTCAGGTATGGAAGATAATCAAATTTGTTGTTATAAAAGTAGTGTGTGTACAGATTGTAAGCACGGTAAGAATTGCACAGATTGTTACTGTCACGCCGACAAAcggaaatattggaaaaagaTGGAAAAGATCATGCGGGAAAATAGAAAGTTGGAGGATATGCTAGCGAGAAGTAGAAGGGAGATGGCAGAAATTCGTGATATGCTGAGTAATGTTTTATCGGTTAGAATGGAACCAGGATTTTAA
- the olf186-M gene encoding uncharacterized protein olf186-M isoform X4, whose amino-acid sequence MDPENVGKETILKVTDWLRGVWEMRRRAGGPVQQWIDSIPLSTKSEIAIGSECREHGPSKSLTLTEPKDIPFPKDPKPPSMTVSAPINVPNSAAMNTPTLPSSFPHHRLARDASFQSDSSHCSSVESLLELRKADPTAILLDLGFGGCSASPQENGSVSRIPKRFLQPSSLQGIAIDEFLKQQQQSSESFDSVSLGYRGLTGSPYVAPSEIVQKIMDRLREHESHEGDTSAYSCEPCSPSQQNGRLSVLSPDNRQFLEQQRSRSPDMRNKRMIIGEKSFAFGCDGNLIEISTSGTKLASSDAKDDDDSLLDANVSIELKQSSPEESIMSHYWYFSTNDKKLTKQLSFDDTVEFPKADQLSKDNLVDPNSSDIAQSGTSVDDNKREYDASTPTCKKYEFPDVRTASYGSFDTLKSKFLKSKMLEERRFSDGAMRTTESQSKGSTLIEKRKSFKRQSRVCDTAAMHYCDLSPIRSSVSNAISESNIDNEEEEVSNNVTNSAHQLDTLKPFEPTERKSDLEPTIDTESSSGKPTCTPSPSRISESIDKIERSLATEADSAEEDLAPSDHSVNRREENFAIDNSDTNSAAILKHVR is encoded by the exons ATGGATCCAG AGAATGTGGGCAAGGAAACTATTCTAAAGGTGACAGATTGGCTGCGTGGAGTTTGGGAAATGAGACGGCGTGCCGGTGGACCGGTGCAACAATGGATTGACTCGATACCATTGTCCACAAAATCGGAGATCGCCATTGGCAGCGAGTGCCGGGAGCACGGCCCGAGCAAATCGTTAACACTAACAGAGCCTAAGGACATTCCGTTTCCTAAGGATCCAAAGCCTCCAAGTATGACTGTATCGGCGCCTATTAATGTTCCTAATTCTGCAGCAATGAATACACCAACACTTCCAAg TTCGTTTCCTCATCACAGACTGGCGCGAGACGCGAGCTTTCAGTCGGACAGCAGTCACTGCAGCAGCGTTGAGAGTTTATTAGAATTACGAAAAGCGGATCCGACAGCGATCCTGCTCGATCTTGGTTTCGGCGGCTGCTCGGCCAGTCCGCAGGAGAACGGATCGGTTTCTCGCATTCCTAAACGGTTCCTTCAGCCATCGTCGTTACAAGGCATCGCTATAGACGAGTTCCTtaagcagcagcagcaaagCAGCGAATCTTTTGATTCAGTATCTTTAGGATATAGAGGTCTAACAG GATCACCATATGTAGCGCCGTCGGAAATTGTGCAAAAGATTATGGACCGCTTGCGGGAGCACGAAAGCCATGAAGGGGATACGAGTGCGTACAGCTGCGAACCGTGCAGTCCATCGCAGCAAAATGGCAGGCTCTCTGTTCTGTCTCCTGATAACAGGCAGTTCTTGGAACAGCAACGTTCCAGAAGTCCGGATATGCGCAACAAACGTATGATTATAG GAGAAAAGTCGTTTGCCTTCGGATGCGAcggaaatttaattgaaatatccACAAGTGGCACGAAACTTGCGTCCAGTGATGCGAAAGATGATGACGATAGCCTGTTGGATGCTAATGTATCTATAGAATTAAAGCAATCCTCTCCGGAAGAAAGTATAATGTCCCATTACTGGTACTTTTCGACGAATGACAAGAAGCTCACGAAACAGTTGTCGTTTGACGATACTGTCGAATTTCCTAAAGCTGACCAATTATCAAAAGACAATCTGGTGGACCCAAATAGCTCGGACATTGCTCAAAGTGGCACAAGTGTAGATGATAATAAACGAGAATATGATGCGTCGACTCCCACGTGCAAAAAATACGAGTTCCCTGACGTTCGTACGGCTAGCTACGGTTCCTTTGACACTTTGAAGagtaaatttttgaagagtAAAATGCTCGAGGAGCGAAGATTTAGTGATGGCGCAATGCGCACCACTGAAAGCCAAAGTAAGGGAAGCACGTTaatagagaaaagaaaaagcttCAAAAGACAGTCCAGAGTGTGTGATACAGCTGCGATGCATTATTGCGATCTGAGTCCTATTAGATCTAGCGTATCGAATGCAATATCTGAATCTAATATAGAcaatgaagaagaagaagtatCGAATAATGTAACTAATAGTGCGCACCAACTAGATACATTAAAACCATTCGAGCCTACTGAGCGTAAAAGTGATCTGGAACCAACGATAGATACGGAATCTTCATCTGGAAAGCCTACTTGTACGCCTTCGCCATCGAGGATTAGCGAATCCATCGACAAGATAGAACGATCCTTAGCTACAGAGGCAGACTCAGCAGAGGAAGATTTAGCACCCAGCGATCATTCAG TTAACAGGAGAGAAGAGAATTTTGCAATCGACAATTCGGATACCAATTCAGCGGCGATATTAAAGCACGTAAGATGA
- the olf186-M gene encoding uncharacterized protein olf186-M isoform X3, with the protein MRRRAGGPVQQWIDSIPLSTKSEIAIGSECREHGPSKSLTLTEPKDIPFPKDPKPPSMTVSAPINVPNSAAMNTPTLPSSFPHHRLARDASFQSDSSHCSSVESLLELRKADPTAILLDLGFGGCSASPQENGSVSRIPKRFLQPSSLQGIAIDEFLKQQQQSSESFDSVSLGYRGLTGSPYVAPSEIVQKIMDRLREHESHEGDTSAYSCEPCSPSQQNGRLSVLSPDNRQFLEQQRSRSPDMRNKRMIIGEKSFAFGCDGNLIEISTSGTKLASSDAKDDDDSLLDANVSIELKQSSPEESIMSHYWYFSTNDKKLTKQLSFDDTVEFPKADQLSKDNLVDPNSSDIAQSGTSVDDNKREYDASTPTCKKYEFPDVRTASYGSFDTLKSKFLKSKMLEERRFSDGAMRTTESQSKGSTLIEKRKSFKRQSRVCDTAAMHYCDLSPIRSSVSNAISESNIDNEEEEVSNNVTNSAHQLDTLKPFEPTERKSDLEPTIDTESSSGKPTCTPSPSRISESIDKIERSLATEADSAEEDLAPSDHSGMEDNQICCYKSSVCTDCKHGKNCTDCYCHADKRKYWKKMEKIMRENRKLEDMLARSRREMAEIRDMLSNVLSVRMEPGF; encoded by the exons ATGAGACGGCGTGCCGGTGGACCGGTGCAACAATGGATTGACTCGATACCATTGTCCACAAAATCGGAGATCGCCATTGGCAGCGAGTGCCGGGAGCACGGCCCGAGCAAATCGTTAACACTAACAGAGCCTAAGGACATTCCGTTTCCTAAGGATCCAAAGCCTCCAAGTATGACTGTATCGGCGCCTATTAATGTTCCTAATTCTGCAGCAATGAATACACCAACACTTCCAAg TTCGTTTCCTCATCACAGACTGGCGCGAGACGCGAGCTTTCAGTCGGACAGCAGTCACTGCAGCAGCGTTGAGAGTTTATTAGAATTACGAAAAGCGGATCCGACAGCGATCCTGCTCGATCTTGGTTTCGGCGGCTGCTCGGCCAGTCCGCAGGAGAACGGATCGGTTTCTCGCATTCCTAAACGGTTCCTTCAGCCATCGTCGTTACAAGGCATCGCTATAGACGAGTTCCTtaagcagcagcagcaaagCAGCGAATCTTTTGATTCAGTATCTTTAGGATATAGAGGTCTAACAG GATCACCATATGTAGCGCCGTCGGAAATTGTGCAAAAGATTATGGACCGCTTGCGGGAGCACGAAAGCCATGAAGGGGATACGAGTGCGTACAGCTGCGAACCGTGCAGTCCATCGCAGCAAAATGGCAGGCTCTCTGTTCTGTCTCCTGATAACAGGCAGTTCTTGGAACAGCAACGTTCCAGAAGTCCGGATATGCGCAACAAACGTATGATTATAG GAGAAAAGTCGTTTGCCTTCGGATGCGAcggaaatttaattgaaatatccACAAGTGGCACGAAACTTGCGTCCAGTGATGCGAAAGATGATGACGATAGCCTGTTGGATGCTAATGTATCTATAGAATTAAAGCAATCCTCTCCGGAAGAAAGTATAATGTCCCATTACTGGTACTTTTCGACGAATGACAAGAAGCTCACGAAACAGTTGTCGTTTGACGATACTGTCGAATTTCCTAAAGCTGACCAATTATCAAAAGACAATCTGGTGGACCCAAATAGCTCGGACATTGCTCAAAGTGGCACAAGTGTAGATGATAATAAACGAGAATATGATGCGTCGACTCCCACGTGCAAAAAATACGAGTTCCCTGACGTTCGTACGGCTAGCTACGGTTCCTTTGACACTTTGAAGagtaaatttttgaagagtAAAATGCTCGAGGAGCGAAGATTTAGTGATGGCGCAATGCGCACCACTGAAAGCCAAAGTAAGGGAAGCACGTTaatagagaaaagaaaaagcttCAAAAGACAGTCCAGAGTGTGTGATACAGCTGCGATGCATTATTGCGATCTGAGTCCTATTAGATCTAGCGTATCGAATGCAATATCTGAATCTAATATAGAcaatgaagaagaagaagtatCGAATAATGTAACTAATAGTGCGCACCAACTAGATACATTAAAACCATTCGAGCCTACTGAGCGTAAAAGTGATCTGGAACCAACGATAGATACGGAATCTTCATCTGGAAAGCCTACTTGTACGCCTTCGCCATCGAGGATTAGCGAATCCATCGACAAGATAGAACGATCCTTAGCTACAGAGGCAGACTCAGCAGAGGAAGATTTAGCACCCAGCGATCATTCAGGTATGGAAGATAATCAAATTTGTTGTTATAAAAGTAGTGTGTGTACAGATTGTAAGCACGGTAAGAATTGCACAGATTGTTACTGTCACGCCGACAAAcggaaatattggaaaaagaTGGAAAAGATCATGCGGGAAAATAGAAAGTTGGAGGATATGCTAGCGAGAAGTAGAAGGGAGATGGCAGAAATTCGTGATATGCTGAGTAATGTTTTATCGGTTAGAATGGAACCAGGATTTTAA
- the LOC105674501 gene encoding nucleolin, which yields MKKIRDHSDDDDYEVDDPDDPEVEAASEEEWTPEGEPESGAKPRPQRGAAKKRQHSEEEEEEEEDEEEEEEEEEDDESDSDTGRKPKRKRRSKKEEDDKEDEDDEDSDDNSCNETGEAPKDYTSGSFVLAKADLGPNKNKTSNKGKSDVESSPYPTLWRIDGKALLQKFLPFEEDGKVLYKSTTTYSGWQISNKDNYIAVQVTFKVQSRQETIVELHFDPTQHQEVVKDDKED from the exons ATGAAGAAGATCAGGGACCATTCGGACGACGACGATTACGAGGTGGACGACCCGGACGATCCGGAGGTCGAGGCCGCTTCCGAAGAGGAGTGGACTCCCGAAGGCGAACCCGAG AGTGGCGCTAAACCAAGACCACAAAGAGGAGCAGCAAAAAAACGGCAACACTctgaagaggaggaggaagaagaagaagacgaagaggaggaagaggaggaggaagaagatgACGAATCTGATTCTGACACAGGGAGAAAAccaaaaagaaaaaggcgCTCTAAGAAAGAGGAAGATGACAAAGAGGATGAAGATGATGAAGATTCCGACGATAACAGTTGTAATGAGACAGGAGAAGCTCCAAAAGACTATACA TCTGGTTCATTTGTTCTCGCAAAAGCTGATCTTGGACCTAATAAGAATAAGACATCTAATAAGGGTAAATCCGATGTAGAATCAAGCCCTTATCCAACTTTATGGAGGATAGATGGAAAAGCGCTactccaaaaatttttacccTTTGAAGAAGATGGAAAAGTACTGTACAAAAGCACAACGACA TATTCTGGATGGCAAATTAGTaacaaagataattatatagcAGTTCAGGTGACTTTCAAAGTGCAAAGTAGACAAGAAACAATTGTTGAACTTCACTTTGATCCGACGCAACATCAAGAAGTTGTAAA AGATGATAAAGAAGACTAA